The following proteins are co-located in the Alphaproteobacteria bacterium genome:
- the rpoB gene encoding DNA-directed RNA polymerase subunit beta: MTKSAVRRIRKSFGKITEVAPIPNLIEVQKKSYEGFLQFDVPHAQRTDSGLQGVFKSVFPIKDFAGRCELEYVKYDFDAPKYDIDECRQRGLTYAVPLRVTLRLVVWDLDDETGAKSIRDIKEQDVYMGEMPLMTEDGTFIINGTERVIVSQMHRSPGVFFDHDEGKGHVSGKLLFAARVIPYRGSWMDIEFDSKDLLYVRIDRRRKMLATTLLMALDSKVTEQNRKAAEAKGENLPLNEVHGMSREEILSSFYEIVTYSRHKKEWKVPLNLRLLKGLRITKDLLDAKTGEVILAEGTKMTPRQLKLLEEKGDREIAMDADYLVGRYVASNIIDPETGEVLLEAGDEITLAIYNKIDKLSIKSIPTLLIDHVNVGPYIRNTLAADKNKSRSEALVDIYRILRPGEPPTLEGADALFKGLFFDADKYDLSAVGRVKMNARLGFAVDENPRVLQKEDIFQMVRILVDLKDGRGEIDDIDHLGNRRVRSVGELLENQYRLGLLRMERSVRERMSAVEIDSVMPHDLINSKPASVTVREFFMSSQLSQFMDQTNPLSEITHKRRLSALGPGGLSRDRATFEVRDVHPTHYGRICPIETPEGQNIGLINSLATYARINKYGFIETPYRKVVKGKVTDEIFYLSAIDEGRYTIAQADTDLDRNGEFIHEFVSCRSKGEFITAPSQSVDYIDVSPKQLVSVAASLIPFLENDDANRALMGSNMQRQAVPLLRTEAPLIGTGMETNVAKDSGVVVVAQRTGVVDQVDAQRIVVKVTDPAAIKESGVDIYTLQKFQRSNQNTCINQRPLVRVGDLVQAGDVIADGPSTDKGELALGRNILVAFMSWNGLTFEDSIMISERIVQDDVFTSIHIEEFEVMARDTKLGAEEITRDIPNLGEESLRHLDETGIVYVGAEVNPGDILVGKVTPKGETPSTPEEKLLRAIFGEKASDVRDSSLRLPPGVQGTIVDVRVFSRRGIEKDERSLAIENAEINRLAKDRDSEKSILERSFYNRLKELLIDQKVVKGPKGTKIGAKITAEHLAEFTKGQWRHFVIADEDLMETIESISRQFDAAMKSINDRFENKAEKIRRGDEMLPGVLKTVKVFVAVKRKLQPGDKMAGRHGNKGVISCITPIEDMPYLEDGTPIDIVLNPLGIPSRMNVGQILETHLGWAAAGLGRQVNEMVESIRQGDSKKGDIRKTLNAIYQDDESKVVVKDLSDDQLFALASEIGVGVPMATPVFDGATVQDVAEQLEQAGLHTSGQVQLYDGQTGEKFDRKITVGYMYMLKLDHLVDDKIHARSIGPYSLVTQQPLGGKAQFGGQRFGEMEVWALQAYGAAYTLQEMLTVKSDDVAGRTKAYESIIRGDNTFESGIPESFNVLIKEVKSLGLNMELCEEEIA; the protein is encoded by the coding sequence ATGACTAAATCTGCTGTACGACGTATCCGTAAAAGTTTTGGTAAAATAACTGAAGTTGCTCCCATACCAAATCTAATTGAAGTTCAAAAGAAATCCTACGAAGGGTTTTTGCAGTTTGATGTGCCCCATGCACAAAGGACAGATTCTGGCCTTCAGGGTGTTTTTAAGTCTGTATTTCCAATTAAGGACTTCGCCGGACGTTGTGAATTAGAATACGTAAAGTATGATTTTGATGCTCCTAAATATGATATTGATGAATGTCGTCAACGGGGACTGACCTATGCGGTTCCTTTGCGGGTGACTCTTCGTTTGGTTGTGTGGGATTTAGACGACGAAACAGGCGCTAAATCTATTCGTGACATTAAAGAACAAGATGTCTACATGGGTGAAATGCCTTTGATGACAGAGGATGGTACTTTCATCATTAACGGTACTGAGCGTGTTATTGTTTCTCAGATGCATCGGTCTCCCGGTGTGTTCTTTGATCATGATGAAGGCAAGGGCCATGTTTCTGGCAAACTTTTGTTTGCGGCGCGGGTAATTCCTTATCGCGGATCTTGGATGGATATCGAATTTGATTCCAAGGACCTTTTGTACGTGCGTATTGATCGCAGACGTAAAATGCTAGCTACAACCTTGTTGATGGCATTAGACAGTAAAGTTACTGAACAAAACAGAAAAGCGGCTGAGGCCAAGGGTGAAAACCTACCGTTGAATGAAGTTCACGGAATGTCTCGAGAAGAAATTCTTTCAAGCTTTTATGAAATTGTAACTTATTCTCGCCATAAAAAAGAATGGAAAGTTCCTTTGAACTTACGACTTTTGAAGGGATTGCGTATTACAAAAGATTTGTTGGATGCAAAAACTGGGGAAGTGATTTTGGCCGAAGGGACCAAAATGACGCCTCGTCAGCTGAAGCTTTTAGAAGAAAAGGGCGACAGAGAAATTGCCATGGATGCGGACTATTTGGTAGGGCGCTATGTGGCCAGCAATATTATTGACCCAGAAACGGGCGAAGTTTTGTTGGAAGCAGGGGATGAAATCACCCTTGCCATCTATAACAAAATTGATAAACTTTCTATTAAATCTATTCCGACTCTATTGATTGATCATGTTAATGTTGGGCCTTATATTCGCAATACCCTGGCCGCAGATAAAAACAAAAGTCGTTCTGAAGCGTTGGTTGATATTTACAGAATTTTGCGCCCCGGTGAACCGCCAACCCTTGAAGGGGCTGATGCGTTGTTCAAAGGCCTATTCTTTGATGCAGACAAGTACGATTTATCGGCTGTTGGTCGTGTCAAAATGAATGCACGACTAGGGTTTGCTGTGGATGAAAATCCTCGCGTTTTGCAAAAAGAAGACATTTTTCAGATGGTTCGCATTTTGGTGGACTTGAAAGATGGGCGTGGCGAGATTGACGATATTGACCATTTGGGTAACCGGCGTGTTCGTTCCGTTGGGGAGCTTTTGGAAAATCAATATCGGTTGGGCTTGTTGCGTATGGAACGGTCCGTTCGGGAGCGTATGAGTGCTGTTGAAATAGACTCTGTCATGCCTCATGACTTGATCAACTCAAAGCCTGCTTCTGTGACTGTTCGGGAATTCTTTATGTCTTCTCAGCTGTCTCAGTTTATGGATCAAACAAACCCCCTTTCAGAAATTACGCACAAGCGTCGTTTGTCTGCCTTGGGGCCAGGCGGTTTGAGCCGTGATCGTGCAACTTTTGAAGTGCGTGATGTGCATCCAACCCATTATGGGCGGATTTGTCCAATTGAAACGCCAGAAGGTCAAAATATTGGGTTGATTAACTCACTTGCGACTTATGCGCGCATTAATAAGTATGGTTTCATTGAAACGCCATATCGCAAAGTTGTTAAAGGTAAGGTAACGGATGAGATTTTCTATCTTTCTGCTATCGACGAAGGGCGCTACACAATTGCTCAAGCGGATACAGATTTGGATAGAAACGGTGAATTTATTCATGAATTCGTAAGCTGTCGTTCAAAGGGTGAGTTTATTACCGCCCCTTCCCAAAGCGTTGATTACATTGACGTATCACCTAAGCAGTTAGTTTCCGTTGCTGCTTCCTTGATTCCTTTCTTGGAAAATGATGACGCGAACCGTGCTTTGATGGGATCAAACATGCAACGACAAGCGGTTCCTTTGTTAAGGACAGAGGCGCCTCTTATCGGAACAGGTATGGAAACAAACGTTGCTAAGGACTCAGGCGTTGTGGTTGTGGCCCAAAGAACGGGGGTTGTTGATCAGGTGGACGCCCAACGTATTGTGGTAAAGGTGACGGATCCTGCAGCTATTAAAGAAAGCGGCGTAGATATTTACACTTTGCAAAAATTCCAAAGATCTAACCAAAACACTTGTATCAACCAAAGGCCGCTCGTTCGTGTTGGAGATTTGGTTCAAGCAGGTGACGTGATCGCTGATGGGCCTTCTACCGACAAGGGAGAATTGGCTTTGGGGCGCAACATTTTGGTTGCCTTCATGTCTTGGAACGGTTTGACTTTTGAAGACTCCATCATGATCTCTGAGCGTATTGTTCAGGATGACGTGTTCACATCTATTCACATTGAGGAATTTGAAGTGATGGCTCGTGATACGAAGCTTGGCGCTGAAGAAATCACGCGGGACATTCCAAATCTTGGGGAAGAATCTCTGCGTCATTTGGACGAAACAGGTATCGTGTACGTAGGTGCTGAAGTTAACCCAGGTGATATTCTTGTTGGAAAGGTAACACCTAAGGGTGAAACGCCTTCAACACCAGAAGAAAAACTTCTAAGGGCGATTTTTGGTGAAAAAGCTTCTGATGTTCGGGATAGTTCTTTAAGACTTCCTCCAGGGGTTCAAGGGACCATTGTGGACGTACGAGTTTTCTCTCGTCGTGGTATTGAAAAAGACGAACGTTCTTTGGCCATTGAAAATGCCGAAATCAATCGTTTGGCCAAGGACAGAGATTCTGAAAAATCTATTTTGGAACGCAGTTTCTATAATAGACTTAAGGAGCTTTTGATTGACCAAAAGGTTGTAAAGGGGCCAAAAGGCACAAAAATTGGTGCAAAAATTACAGCAGAACATCTCGCTGAGTTTACAAAGGGCCAATGGCGCCATTTCGTGATTGCTGATGAAGATTTGATGGAAACAATTGAGTCTATCAGCCGTCAATTTGACGCAGCTATGAAATCAATCAATGATCGCTTTGAAAACAAGGCTGAAAAAATCAGGCGCGGCGACGAAATGTTGCCCGGCGTTTTGAAGACAGTCAAGGTATTCGTTGCTGTGAAAAGAAAGCTGCAACCGGGCGATAAAATGGCCGGACGTCATGGAAACAAGGGTGTGATCTCGTGCATTACGCCTATTGAAGATATGCCGTACCTGGAAGATGGTACGCCTATTGATATCGTGCTGAATCCTTTGGGTATTCCGTCTCGTATGAACGTAGGACAAATTCTAGAAACCCATTTGGGTTGGGCTGCTGCTGGTTTAGGGCGTCAGGTTAACGAAATGGTTGAAAGCATTCGTCAAGGGGACTCTAAAAAGGGCGATATCAGAAAAACTCTGAATGCCATTTACCAAGATGATGAATCGAAGGTTGTTGTGAAGGACTTATCTGATGACCAGTTGTTTGCTCTTGCGTCAGAAATTGGCGTGGGTGTTCCCATGGCAACCCCTGTGTTTGACGGGGCAACTGTTCAGGATGTGGCAGAACAGTTGGAACAAGCAGGCTTGCATACATCAGGCCAGGTTCAATTATATGATGGACAAACGGGTGAGAAGTTTGATCGTAAGATCACCGTTGGGTACATGTATATGTTGAAACTGGATCACTTGGTGGATGACAAGATTCACGCGCGTTCCATCGGGCCGTACAGCTTGGTAACTCAGCAACCTTTGGGCGGAAAGGCTCAATTTGGTGGTCAACGTTTCGGAGAAATGGAAGTCTGGGCTCTACAAGCCTATGGTGCTGCCTATACTCTGCAAGAAATGCTGACTGTGAAGTCTGACGATGTGGCTGGCCGTACGAAGGCTTATGAATCCATCATTCGTGGAGACAATACCTTTGAATCAGGTATTCCAGAATCCTTCAACGTTTTGATTAAAGAAGTCAAATCGCTGGGGTTGAATATGGAACTTTGCGAAGAAGAAATTGCGTAA
- the rplL gene encoding 50S ribosomal protein L7/L12, with translation MSLNTIVESLSKLSVLEAAELVKLLEEKWGVSAAAPVAVAAAAGGAAAEAPAEKTEFTVVLKAAGPNKINVIKEVRTITALGLKEAKDLVEAAPANVKEGVSKEDAGKFKKMLEDAGATVELA, from the coding sequence ATGTCATTAAATACTATTGTTGAATCTTTATCAAAATTGTCTGTTTTAGAAGCTGCAGAACTTGTGAAGCTTTTAGAAGAGAAGTGGGGTGTGTCTGCGGCGGCTCCCGTTGCTGTAGCTGCAGCTGCTGGCGGCGCTGCTGCTGAAGCTCCTGCTGAAAAGACAGAATTCACTGTTGTTTTGAAAGCGGCTGGTCCTAACAAGATCAACGTGATTAAAGAAGTTCGCACAATTACAGCTTTGGGCTTAAAAGAAGCCAAGGATCTTGTTGAAGCTGCACCAGCTAACGTAAAAGAAGGTGTGTCTAAGGAAGATGCTGGAAAATTCAAGAAAATGCTAGAGGATGCCGGCGCAACTGTTGAGTTGGCATAA
- the rplJ gene encoding 50S ribosomal protein L10 → MNRTEKTEFVGSLSDQLKAATLVVVTQQSGLTVEESTDLRIKMREADASFRVVKNSLARIAVKDVGLDSVGAYLKGPTALAFSKSPVDAARVAVKYAENNDKLIIIAGMLEGKFLDAHSIKALAKLPSLAELRAKILGVIMAPATKLACTIKEPGSQVARVIASYSKQ, encoded by the coding sequence ATGAATCGTACAGAAAAAACCGAATTTGTTGGTTCTTTAAGTGACCAGTTGAAGGCAGCCACTCTGGTGGTCGTAACTCAACAGTCTGGTCTTACCGTTGAAGAATCGACTGATCTTCGGATTAAAATGCGGGAAGCGGATGCGTCTTTTCGTGTTGTTAAAAACAGTTTAGCGCGGATCGCCGTTAAGGACGTGGGTTTGGATTCTGTAGGTGCTTATTTAAAAGGCCCTACAGCTTTAGCGTTTTCCAAAAGCCCCGTTGATGCCGCAAGAGTTGCCGTCAAATATGCTGAAAATAATGATAAACTTATTATTATCGCAGGCATGTTGGAAGGCAAGTTTTTGGACGCACATTCAATCAAAGCTTTGGCTAAATTGCCATCTTTGGCTGAGTTGCGCGCTAAAATTTTAGGTGTCATTATGGCTCCTGCAACGAAGTTGGCTTGTACTATTAAAGAACCAGGTTCACAAGTTGCGCGAGTCATTGCGTCTTACAGTAAACAATAA
- a CDS encoding serine hydrolase domain-containing protein, protein MFKTILQKLFSSASEEIETRSTYKKPEFIDKNRLKKVQTLFPKIDRLYENYAKKYHVVGHSYAILLDGKLVHTHCGGYANLEQKTSVTSQTVFRVASITKSFTAMAILQLKEQGKLNMDDPVHLYLPEIKGQKLTQDAAEITIRDLMVHGAGFPEDNAWGDRKLHITSDELIAMIKQGINFSTVTGAAYEYSNLGYGILGYIIGKISGMSCQDYIAKTIFRPLDMQQAAWEYTNVPSENLAHGYKWADGNWQEEGLLHDGAFASMGGMLASIEDLSKYVGFHQNAWPARDDGDQGPVSRGTVRSMHEPRIIGDFSGKYKFLEGDALEFVSGYGYGLFWGKDTEGRVYVYHSGGLPGFGCNWLMLPHQGLAVAFLGNSTYVPAFDMNMQALHMIIKQAKLEPRMLPVSSVLLERQKQLLDLLPDWDGAVTSGVFASNFFLDNNLEDLRKKTQELFAKIGKITDEGEIVPQNQLRGYFVVKGRKGSLKINFTLAPDRGALIQSFSVDVQR, encoded by the coding sequence ATGTTTAAAACTATATTGCAAAAACTTTTTTCGTCTGCTTCTGAGGAAATTGAGACCAGAAGTACCTACAAAAAGCCTGAGTTTATAGATAAAAATAGACTGAAAAAGGTTCAAACCCTTTTTCCAAAAATTGACAGGCTTTATGAAAATTATGCGAAAAAATATCATGTTGTTGGCCATTCCTATGCCATCCTGTTAGACGGCAAACTAGTGCATACCCACTGTGGGGGGTACGCAAACTTAGAACAAAAAACTTCTGTCACGTCTCAAACCGTTTTTCGGGTTGCTTCAATTACCAAAAGCTTTACAGCTATGGCTATTTTACAGTTAAAAGAGCAGGGCAAGCTAAATATGGACGACCCGGTTCATCTGTATTTGCCAGAAATAAAAGGTCAGAAATTAACGCAAGACGCTGCGGAAATCACTATTCGTGATTTGATGGTGCATGGGGCAGGGTTTCCAGAAGATAATGCCTGGGGGGACCGCAAACTGCATATCACATCAGATGAACTGATCGCCATGATCAAACAGGGCATTAATTTTTCCACGGTTACGGGCGCGGCCTATGAGTATTCAAATCTTGGTTATGGTATTCTAGGCTATATTATCGGCAAGATTTCTGGCATGTCGTGTCAGGACTATATTGCTAAGACTATTTTTCGGCCCCTAGATATGCAACAGGCCGCCTGGGAATATACGAATGTGCCTTCAGAGAACTTGGCCCATGGATATAAGTGGGCTGATGGTAACTGGCAAGAAGAGGGGCTGTTGCATGATGGAGCTTTTGCTTCTATGGGGGGTATGCTTGCGTCTATTGAGGATCTGAGTAAATATGTGGGCTTTCATCAGAATGCATGGCCGGCACGAGATGATGGGGATCAAGGACCTGTTAGTCGCGGCACGGTTCGGTCTATGCATGAACCCCGGATTATTGGGGATTTCAGCGGCAAGTACAAATTCTTGGAAGGGGATGCCCTTGAGTTTGTGAGTGGATATGGTTATGGACTGTTCTGGGGTAAAGACACTGAGGGCAGGGTTTATGTTTATCACAGTGGCGGATTGCCAGGATTTGGATGTAATTGGCTTATGCTGCCCCATCAGGGTTTGGCTGTTGCGTTTCTTGGGAATTCAACCTATGTTCCCGCTTTTGATATGAATATGCAGGCGTTGCATATGATTATTAAGCAGGCGAAATTAGAGCCAAGAATGTTACCCGTTTCCTCTGTTTTGTTAGAACGTCAAAAGCAACTTTTGGACTTGCTCCCCGATTGGGATGGGGCCGTTACAAGCGGAGTTTTTGCTTCTAATTTTTTTCTAGACAACAACCTGGAGGATCTGCGCAAAAAGACCCAAGAGCTATTTGCCAAGATTGGGAAAATTACAGACGAGGGGGAAATAGTCCCCCAAAATCAGTTGCGGGGATATTTTGTGGTCAAGGGGCGAAAAGGGTCTTTAAAAATCAATTTCACTCTGGCGCCTGATAGAGGGGCGTTGATTCAAAGCTTTTCTGTCGACGTGCAGAGATAA
- a CDS encoding divergent polysaccharide deacetylase family protein gives MKPFFKQKLFRKNNKLSAVFFFIAFGCLCAGTGIYFWMNPTPTPIKIIPKSLPQLSVIEPETLPLENPEEQEEESLLDQIQDFSDLTEIFKIQETIEKRPKTPKPLSPSWKKACQQWHAVKKKKKISIVIQNTEKISDKSWHWLSKIQIPLTFVVKDPSPKILKKTSKKEWELLGVLSLNKKLSSPKIKGYANTLRTTLWKDKDTLNKTFNRLSAENSCLLDNLQAPPIIQGIASIHSLPYLKIDSFLRSSRQASQALQKIEKTFSATDFVVISINPNPAILKNLTTWISRIKKQKKIAFVPISVLFAGQKECIKGSLISPSKISPYQLGFQ, from the coding sequence ATGAAACCATTCTTTAAGCAAAAACTATTTCGAAAGAACAATAAACTGTCTGCCGTATTTTTCTTTATTGCCTTTGGGTGCTTATGTGCAGGAACGGGTATTTATTTCTGGATGAATCCTACCCCCACCCCCATCAAAATAATTCCCAAATCTCTGCCTCAATTGAGCGTTATAGAGCCAGAAACTCTGCCCCTTGAAAACCCCGAGGAACAGGAGGAAGAAAGTTTGTTGGATCAAATCCAAGATTTCTCGGATCTGACAGAAATTTTCAAGATTCAAGAAACAATTGAAAAGAGACCCAAAACCCCGAAACCTTTAAGTCCTTCTTGGAAAAAAGCCTGTCAACAATGGCATGCTGTTAAAAAGAAGAAAAAAATAAGTATTGTGATTCAAAATACAGAAAAAATTTCTGACAAAAGCTGGCACTGGCTTTCAAAAATACAAATTCCACTAACATTTGTAGTTAAAGACCCCTCCCCCAAAATCTTAAAGAAAACATCTAAAAAAGAGTGGGAGTTGTTAGGTGTTCTATCTTTAAATAAAAAACTATCTTCTCCAAAGATCAAGGGGTATGCAAACACTTTGCGAACCACCTTATGGAAAGACAAAGACACCCTCAACAAGACGTTTAATCGCTTAAGTGCAGAAAACTCTTGCCTGTTGGATAATCTTCAGGCGCCTCCTATCATCCAAGGAATAGCAAGCATTCATTCCCTACCTTATCTGAAAATTGATAGCTTTTTGCGCTCTTCACGTCAGGCCTCCCAGGCTTTGCAAAAAATTGAAAAAACCTTCTCAGCCACAGACTTTGTAGTGATTAGCATTAACCCCAATCCTGCGATTCTTAAAAATCTCACCACATGGATTAGCCGTATAAAAAAGCAGAAAAAGATTGCCTTTGTTCCCATAAGCGTTCTGTTTGCTGGACAAAAAGAATGCATCAAAGGCTCGCTTATTTCACCATCAAAAATATCCCCCTATCAACTTGGCTTTCAGTAG
- the xerD gene encoding site-specific tyrosine recombinase XerD has translation MPPISHMESFLEMLSVERGASPNTLESYGRDLKDCSAFLKAKNLSLETIQTQDLRDYLSHLYDNSLKASSVARRLSSLRQFFRFLISEQIRTDDPTSTLDLPKLGRPLPKILSEQDVSNLLRTAYKDDSPEGLRLAAFLEILYATGLRVSELISLKHDSISQDGEVLIVMGKGSKERMVPLNKYAITALNTYLKVRGVFLKTGTYSKWLFPSYGTSGHLSRQRLGQLLKELASTAGLDPTKISPHVVRHAFATHLLNHGADLVSVQNMLGHTDISTTQIYTHVMKEKLEELVLNHHPLANMKKI, from the coding sequence ATGCCCCCTATCTCTCATATGGAATCTTTTTTGGAAATGCTTTCGGTGGAACGGGGCGCCAGCCCCAACACCCTGGAATCCTATGGGCGAGACCTAAAAGATTGCAGCGCTTTTCTAAAGGCAAAAAATCTATCCCTTGAAACCATCCAAACCCAAGATCTGCGGGATTATCTATCCCACCTTTATGATAATTCCTTAAAGGCCTCTAGCGTAGCCCGTCGTTTATCTAGCTTACGACAATTTTTTCGTTTTTTAATCTCTGAACAGATTCGAACGGATGATCCAACCTCAACCCTTGATTTGCCCAAATTAGGGCGCCCCTTGCCGAAAATTTTGTCTGAGCAAGATGTTTCAAACCTCCTGAGAACTGCTTATAAGGATGATTCACCAGAGGGGCTTAGGCTTGCTGCATTTCTTGAGATTTTATACGCCACTGGTTTGCGTGTTTCTGAACTTATTTCTTTAAAACATGATTCTATTTCACAAGATGGGGAAGTGCTGATTGTTATGGGAAAAGGCAGCAAAGAACGCATGGTCCCCCTAAACAAGTATGCCATCACAGCCTTGAACACCTATTTGAAAGTGCGTGGAGTATTTCTAAAAACAGGCACCTATTCCAAGTGGCTTTTTCCGTCTTATGGAACATCGGGTCATTTAAGTCGCCAGCGTCTGGGACAGCTTCTGAAAGAGCTTGCTTCAACCGCTGGGTTAGACCCGACCAAAATTTCGCCCCATGTGGTGCGTCACGCCTTTGCTACTCATCTTTTAAATCATGGGGCAGACTTGGTCAGCGTCCAAAACATGCTGGGACACACCGACATTTCAACGACCCAGATTTACACTCATGTGATGAAGGAAAAATTGGAAGAATTAGTCCTGAATCACCACCCTTTGGCAAATATGAAGAAGATATAG
- a CDS encoding phosphatidylserine decarboxylase has product MMKMFILPIHKEGLVFATLFGLVSVLLWHLTPFLGGIGFLLTAWCLYFFRNPDRVTPLRNGLIISPADGMVQMIASVIPPKEAGLGTKKHMRVSIFMNVFNVHINRIPVDGVIEKIHYYKGRFFNASLDKASEFNERQLMVVTTKDDHKIAFVQIAGLIARRIRCDVTENQEVKAGERFGLIRFGSRVDVYLPDSLVPLVCVGQKMVAGETVLADMLSKEKERIGEIR; this is encoded by the coding sequence ATGATGAAAATGTTTATTTTACCCATCCATAAAGAGGGTCTTGTTTTTGCAACTTTGTTCGGGCTTGTCAGCGTGTTATTATGGCATCTGACTCCGTTTCTTGGGGGGATTGGCTTTCTTCTAACGGCCTGGTGTTTGTATTTTTTCCGCAATCCTGACCGGGTGACCCCCCTACGGAATGGCCTGATTATTTCTCCCGCCGATGGCATGGTGCAAATGATTGCTTCCGTCATTCCGCCAAAAGAAGCAGGCCTAGGCACAAAAAAGCATATGCGCGTCAGCATTTTTATGAATGTTTTTAATGTTCATATTAATCGTATTCCTGTTGATGGTGTTATTGAAAAAATCCACTACTATAAGGGAAGATTTTTCAATGCTTCATTAGACAAAGCCAGTGAATTTAACGAACGCCAGCTGATGGTTGTCACAACAAAAGATGATCACAAAATAGCATTTGTTCAAATTGCTGGGCTTATTGCGCGACGCATTCGTTGTGATGTTACTGAAAACCAGGAAGTCAAAGCGGGAGAACGATTTGGGCTTATCCGATTCGGTAGCCGGGTTGATGTTTATTTGCCAGATTCTCTTGTTCCCCTTGTATGCGTAGGACAGAAAATGGTTGCTGGAGAAACTGTATTAGCTGATATGCTCTCTAAAGAAAAAGAACGCATAGGGGAAATAAGATAA
- the pssA gene encoding CDP-diacylglycerol--serine O-phosphatidyltransferase: MVFREKKIKKLSTKSIQSKTLKALPFHKFIPNILTLTALCAGLSAVHFALKGKWETSLVLIFIAMVFDGMDGRIARLLNSTSKFGAELDSLADFCNFGIVPGLVIYIHSLEGLGRLGWPIVLMYSICMVLRLARFNTLIDQSPSPKYFSGVPAPFGALLALLPIIVEFHEPGWVLSPALYGVWLLVISSLLVSRIPTFSFKQGHVQKKWILPIFILVAFIVAGLVAYPWATLSIISLLYILSIPFSYRLKNQESLPSNN, from the coding sequence ATGGTCTTTCGTGAGAAAAAGATAAAAAAACTTTCCACCAAATCCATTCAAAGCAAAACCTTAAAAGCTCTTCCTTTCCATAAATTTATTCCCAATATTTTAACCCTAACTGCATTATGCGCGGGGCTCAGTGCTGTTCATTTTGCGCTGAAGGGAAAATGGGAAACATCTTTAGTTTTGATTTTCATTGCCATGGTTTTTGATGGCATGGATGGTCGTATAGCCAGACTTCTGAACAGCACAAGCAAATTTGGGGCTGAGCTGGATTCTTTAGCTGATTTCTGTAACTTTGGTATTGTTCCTGGTCTTGTGATTTACATTCATTCCCTAGAGGGCTTGGGTCGCCTGGGGTGGCCAATCGTTCTTATGTACAGCATATGTATGGTCCTGCGTTTGGCTCGCTTTAACACACTTATTGATCAAAGCCCCTCGCCAAAATATTTTTCAGGCGTTCCTGCTCCTTTTGGCGCACTCTTGGCTTTACTGCCCATCATTGTTGAATTTCATGAACCTGGCTGGGTTCTAAGTCCTGCCCTTTATGGCGTATGGCTTTTGGTGATTTCTAGCCTTCTGGTTAGTCGTATTCCCACGTTTTCCTTCAAACAAGGGCATGTGCAAAAAAAGTGGATTCTACCCATTTTTATTCTAGTCGCCTTTATTGTCGCAGGGTTAGTGGCCTATCCATGGGCCACCCTATCAATCATTAGCCTCCTTTACATCCTGTCCATTCCCTTTAGCTATCGATTGAAAAATCAGGAATCTTTGCCAAGTAATAATTAA